TCATGGTATTAGAAGAAAGAAGAAAGTATTTCCCCGGGATTGTCGGTGCCATTCCCTTACTCTTGCTTGTTATATTCTTTAGTTTACTAGTTCCTTTTTGTATTTCACTGTTCTCTATTCGATTGGATCAAAAGATCCTGATGGGAACCACAAACTCTTTTGCCTTCGGGATTACTATCTTCATCGGCTTTCTACTCACGAAGAGAAAAGTCTCAGAAGTATTTCGGATGGATCCACCTAAGCTTATGGAATCCTTGAGCTTTATCATCACTGCGGTCGGGCTCTCCATTCTTTTGTCCGAAGGAGATAACCTTTTTTCCTTGGTCTATCCAAAGCCTCAGTGGATCATAGATGCGTTTAGTGGTTTATTCGATGGAGAAAATATTCTCCAATCCTTCTTTCTTCTATCTGTTGTTGCCCCAGTCACAGAAGAGCTTTTGTTTAGAGGAATTCTTCTAGACGGATTTTTAAGAAATTATTCTGTGAGAAAAGCCTTTCTTCTCTCTGCAATTCTATTCGGAATCATACATCTCAATCCTTGGCAATTCGTAAGCGCGAGCGTTATCGGAGTGTATTTGGCATGGATCCTGTATCGGACCAATTCTATCTTTCAGACGATTTTAGTTCATGGAGTCTTTAACGGGATCCCTCTCGTCGTTCTACATGTTCTGAAATTAGAAATTATCGGTTATACAACTCTAACTGAATTCGGAAAAACCCA
Above is a window of Leptospira semungkisensis DNA encoding:
- a CDS encoding CPBP family intramembrane glutamic endopeptidase translates to MVLEERRKYFPGIVGAIPLLLLVIFFSLLVPFCISLFSIRLDQKILMGTTNSFAFGITIFIGFLLTKRKVSEVFRMDPPKLMESLSFIITAVGLSILLSEGDNLFSLVYPKPQWIIDAFSGLFDGENILQSFFLLSVVAPVTEELLFRGILLDGFLRNYSVRKAFLLSAILFGIIHLNPWQFVSASVIGVYLAWILYRTNSIFQTILVHGVFNGIPLVVLHVLKLEIIGYTTLTEFGKTQPLQPIWLDLLGLLITGFGLSLTLIFFQKRKNEKQAEISYAD